In one Bactrocera tryoni isolate S06 chromosome 5, CSIRO_BtryS06_freeze2, whole genome shotgun sequence genomic region, the following are encoded:
- the LOC120777553 gene encoding kinesin-like protein Klp61F, producing MAMNTSSGANNNASNQQPRKISNQNIQVYVRVRPLNARERCIRSAEVIETVSHREIVARHTIESKLTKKFTFDRVFGTDSRQADVYSTVVAPLIEEVLSGYNCTVFAYGQTGTGKTHTMVGTECAELKSSWEDDSDIGIIPRALSHLFDELRMLEMEFSMRISYLELYNEELCDLLSSDDSVKIRIFDDSTKKGSVIIQGLEEIPVHSKDDVYKLLEKGKERRKTATTLMNAQSSRSHTVFSILVHIRENGIDGEEMLKIGKLNLVDLAGSENVSKAGNEKGIRARETVNINQSLLTLGRVITALVERTPHIPYRESKLTRLLQESLGGRTKTSIIATISPGHKDIEETLSTLEYAHRAKNIQNKPEVNQKLTKKTVLKEYTEEIDKLKRDLIAARDKNGIYLAEDTYNEMTLKMDSQNRELNEKMLLLKALKDELQNKERIFTEVSLNLVEKTEELKRTEQNLNQTQGALQQTKRILNSTKRRYKEKKVLLQSHMKTEQVLTNQALEILDVADIATKDTHQLHSTIERRKDVDVKIQTACERFAERMHDNFELMDSSLSTLKEKQDSCTKMLLEEFANTSNAHKKLVNESGMKIQKVNDLCKESLASTSTIIEKCSQALGDASSEQKIKLTNLFKELESKQIEMIAQMQEKLQDLVRYTEQQKANTEKMCKTVVENLQEKSQNLQAHTQKLTECIAETKQISETSIQHLALMHVEIENERTAAAEERTIMEEIIEKLKNLKEKSYTSRRTRADAINTLTVKLEDNIYSTIERLEQSSTFAQNHCEESCNENVATQQEFEKQTAETLKCNEQQSTAETTLKEQLSSMQQDGCVRIVEFTTTAATHLECTQKTLGTYVDEVKRARVESESKLDEATNDVKASLTEDAHRFKQHVAVTSGLINASQQNVLNYANTYKEQMGTCVNDVDKFKQSELKTYAPTGATPSKRNFVYPRSLASTSPHIDIVKRFRQENEWSDLDTTAPIDEGSEDEHELKNSVQEISQAEMLLNSTPIDLTNVVTPQPNNAANKKLNAILSKKQLRNSNSLSSGSSPRKPSPAHNSSAPTSRANKENLS from the exons atggCGATGAACACTTCTTCAGGTGCAAATAATAATGCATCGAACCAGCAGCCACGCAAAATATCGAATCAAAATATTCAAGTTTATGTGCGCGTTAG GCCTTTAAATGCACGAGAACGATGTATACGATCCGCGGAAGTAATTGAAACGGTTTCACATCGTGAAATCGTAGCAAGGCATACAATTGAATCGAAGCTGaccaaaaaatttacatttgatCGCGTATTTGGTACAGATTCACGCCAAGCAGATGTCTACAGCACAGTTGTGGCGCCTCTTATTGAGGAGGTATTGTCCGGCTACAACTGTACTGTATTCGCTTATGGACAAACTGGTACGGGAAAAACGCACACAATGGTGGGCACTGAATGCGCCGAGTTGAAGTCGTCTTGGGAAGAC gaTTCTGACATTGGTATTATACCACGCGCTCTGAGTCATCTATTCGACGAGTTACGTATGTTGGAAATGGAATTTTCGATGCGTATTTCTTATTTGGAATTGTATAATGAGGAATTATGCGATTTGCTATCATCAGATGATAGTGTAAAAATACGTATCTTTGACGATAGCACAAAGAAAGGGTCAGTTATCATACAAGGCTTGGAAGAGATACCAGTGCATAGCAAAGATGATGTATATAAGCTTTTGGAAAAGGGTAAAGAACGACGAAAAACAGCTACAACATTAATGAATGCGCAATCGTCACGATCGCACACAGTATTCTCGATTCTGGTGCATATACGTGAGAATGGCATAGATGGCGAGGAAATGTTGAAAATCggcaaattaaatttagtagatTTAGCGGGCAGTGAAAACGTATCCAAAGCGGGTAATGAGAAAGGCATACGTGCTAGAGAAACCGTAAATATAAATCAAAGTCTGTTGACTTTGGGACGTGTCATCACTGCTCTAGTAGAACGCACACCACACATACCATACCGAGAATCCAAACTAACTCGTCTGCTGCAAGAATCGTTGG GTGGTCGCACGAAAACATCCATAATTGCCACTATCTCACCTGGCCATAAAGATATTGAGGAGACATTGAGCACATTGGAATACGCACATCGCgctaaaaacatacaaaataaaccAGAGGTAAACCAAAAACTAACAAAGAAAACTGTGCTCAAAGAGTACACCGAGGAGATTGATAAGCTGAAACGGGATTTAATTGCGGCAAGAGACAAAAATGGCATTTACTTAGCGGAGGACACATACAACGAAATGACGTTGAAAATGGATTCACAGAATCGAGAATTAAATGAGAAAATGTTGCTTTTGAAAGCATTAAAGGATGAGCTACAAAATAAAGAACGTATCTTTACTGAGGTTAGCTTAAATTTGGTGGAGAAAACCGAAGAGTTGAAGCGCACGGAACAAAATCTCAATCAGACGCAAGGCGCATTGCAGCAGACAAAACgg ATACTCAATAGCACCAAACGACGTTATAAGGAGAAGAAGGTTTTGCTGCAATCGCACATGAAAACCGAGCAAGTGCTGACGAATCAGGCATTGGAAATTTTAGATGTTGCCGACATTGCCACAAAAGACACACATCAGTtacat agTACAATTGAGCGCAGAAAAGATGTTGATGTAAAAATCCAAACTGCTTGTGAACGTTTTGCCGAACGTATGCATGATAACTTCGAATTAATGGACAGTAGTTTAAGCACTCTGAAAGAGAAACAAGATTCATGCACTAAAATGCTTCTAGAAGAATTTG CTAACACCTCAAATGCTCACAAGAAGCTGGTAAATGAAAGCGGCATGAAAATACAGAAAGTCAACGATTTATGCAAAGAATCGCTTGCATCCACAAGCACCATCATTGAAAAATGCTCACAAGCGCTTGGCGATGCCAGCAgcgaacaaaaaattaaacttaccAATCTGTTTAAGGAGTTGGAGAGTAAACAAATCGAAATGATTGCACAAATGCAAGAGAAACTGCAAGATTTAGTGCGGTACACAGAGCAACAAAAGGCAAACACCGAAAAGATGTGTAAAACTGTTGTAGAAAATCTACaagaaaaatcgcaaaatcTACAAGCGCATACCCAAAAACTAACGGAATGTATTGCTGAAACTAAACAGATCTCCGAAACCAGCATACAACATTTGGCACTAATGCATGTCGAAATAGAAAATGAGCGCACAGCAGCTGCCGAAGAACGTACAATAATGGAGGAAATCattgaaaaattgaagaacttgaAAGAGAAATCCTACACGAGCCGAAGAACACGCGCTGACGCCATTAACACGCTAACGGTAAAATTAGAAGATAACATATATTCAACCATCGAACGCTTAGAACAGAGCTCAACATTTGCGCAAAACCATTGCGAGGAGAGTTGCAATGAGAACGTGGCAACGCAACAAGAGTTCGAAAAGCAAACTGCCGAAACACTGAAATGCAACGAACAACAATCAACTGCAGAGACAACGCTCAAGGAGCAGCTCAGCAGCATGCAACAAGATGGCTGCGTGCGCATCGTTGAGTTCACCACTACGGCCGCCACACATTTGGAATGCACACAGAAAACACTTGGAACATATGTGGACGAAGTGAAGCGCGCACGTGTGGAGAGCGAATCGAAACTTGACGAAGCTACTAATGATGTAAAGGCGAGTCTTACGGAAGATGCCCACCGTTTCAAGCAACATGTGGCTGTTACGTCTGGCTTAATCAACGCCTCGCAGCAAAATGTGCTGAATTATGCAAACACTTACAAAGAGCAGATGGGCACTTGCGTCAACGATGTGGACAAATTTAAGCAGAGTGAGCTTAAGACGTACGCGCCAACAG GTGCTACACCATCAAAGCGCAATTTCGTTTATCCTCGTTCATTGGCGTCCACTTCGCCACACATTGACATCGTGAAACGTTTTCGTCAAGAGAACGAGTGGTCCGATTTGGACACAACGGCGCCTATTGATGAG